GGTTCAAGTTGGCGGTTGAATTTTAAAGAGAGTGAATAAAGTTTCGGGGCGTGGCTCAGTTCGGCTAGAGCGCCTGGTTCGGGACCAGGAGGTCGGAGGTTCAAATCCTCTCGCCCCGACACGAAAATGAAATTTTTCGCGGCGATATGTTTTTTGTCTACATCTTACGCAGTCAAGTTTCAGGAAAATATTACGTCGGAAGCACACAGGAGGTCATGAATCGACTGCGTGAGCATAATCATGGCGAGACCCCTTCGACCCGGCACGGGATACCGTGGGAAATCCTGCATGTGGAAGAATTTCAAACTCGTACAGAGGCCGTTAGAAAAGAGAACCAAATTAAAGGACGTGGTATTGCCAGATATTTGAGTTCTTTGGAGAAGCGGCCGGTCTAGAGCGTGGCGCTTCCGGGGCCAAGGTCGGAGGTTCAAATCCTCTCGCCCCGACACGAAATAAAAATCGAAAAGGCCACAGCAAGTGGCCTTTTGCATTTTTGCGCAGATTTTTTTCTAAATTTTACGCAATAAGGTTTTCAGCAAAGTATTAACTCGAAAGTACGCCGAATCGGCTATGGGAGCAGAATCACGGCTAAAAGTGTTCTATCCGACGAGGAATTCCCTGGGAAATTGCAGGAAAACTTTTTGCAATAAAAACTTTCCAAAAAAACCTTGCTTTTTGATTTTTAATCCCTTATTTTCCCCGTTGAATTTTTATGGCGACGATAATGCAAATCTGTGCCTCACCGTCGTGGGGCGGCATGGAGATGCATGTGGGATTTTTATCGACTCATCTGGCCAAACGAGGTCACAAGATCATTCCCGTTTGCCATCCCGGCTCGCCGCTCGACCGCGACTTGCAAGAACGGGGCTTCACACCCTTACGCTTGCGCCTCAGCGGTTATCTTCATCCGTGTGCCATTCGCCGGCTCGCGCAATGGTTGGATGAAAAAGAGGTCGATGTCGTTCATTCTCATTATTCACGTGATTTGTGGACACTTGTGCCGGCGTTGCAGCTTTACCGGCGTGTGCCGCTGATTCTCACCAAACATATTGGCACCCAAAAGCCCAAACGCGATGCCCTGCATCGATGGATTTATCGTCACGTCGATCACATTGTAGCGATCTCGGAAGTTATCCGACGCAATATTCTCGCCACCCATCCGATAAACTCCGAGCGCGTCAGCACTGTCCATCATGGCGTCGATCTCAGCCGTTTCTCAACGAATGAACGCGAGCGCATGGTGACACGGCAGGAATTGCGATTGGCGCCCGAGCATCTCGTTCTCGGCATCATCGGCCGTCTGCAAATCAGCAAAGGCCATCTCGAATTTCTGGAAATGGCGCGGCGGCTCAGGTTCGATTTGCCGCAGGCGCGTTACATCCTTATCGGCGAAGCCAGCCGAGGTGAAAGCAGCGAAGCCCGGATGATTCTCGACAAGATCCGTGAATGGCAACTCGAGGAGATCGTGCACCCGCTCGGCTTTCGACGTGATATTCCGCGCCTGCTGGAGGCGATGGATATTTTCGTGTTCCCCTCACATGCCGAAGCCTTTGGCCTCGTGCTGATCGAGGCCATGGCGATGGCCAAGGCCGTGGTATCGAGCAACTGTGACGGCGTTTTGGACATCGTACGCGATGGCGAAACCGGTGCACTGGTTCCGCCGCGCAATGTTGAAGCGTTGAGCGCCGCAGTTTTGGCGCTGGCAAATAATCCGGTACAGCGGCTTGAAATGGGCCGCCGTGCCCGCGAGCATATTTTGAAATTTTTTGCGCTCGAGCGTATGTTGGAAGCGCTGGAGTCCATCTATAAAAGAGTTTCATCATCAACCTGAATTATGCAAGGAGAAGACATCATGCAACCGAAGTTTTTGACAACAGACACACAATCGGATCGCCGTTACACAGGAAAAGTAATCGATCTGATGATGCTCGCGGCCGGTCCGTCATTTTCCCGCCAGGAAAAAACGGATCGCGCGCCCATCCCCACGCTCGGTCCTCCTCCCCCTGATGACCGGC
Above is a window of candidate division KSB1 bacterium DNA encoding:
- a CDS encoding glycosyltransferase yields the protein MQICASPSWGGMEMHVGFLSTHLAKRGHKIIPVCHPGSPLDRDLQERGFTPLRLRLSGYLHPCAIRRLAQWLDEKEVDVVHSHYSRDLWTLVPALQLYRRVPLILTKHIGTQKPKRDALHRWIYRHVDHIVAISEVIRRNILATHPINSERVSTVHHGVDLSRFSTNERERMVTRQELRLAPEHLVLGIIGRLQISKGHLEFLEMARRLRFDLPQARYILIGEASRGESSEARMILDKIREWQLEEIVHPLGFRRDIPRLLEAMDIFVFPSHAEAFGLVLIEAMAMAKAVVSSNCDGVLDIVRDGETGALVPPRNVEALSAAVLALANNPVQRLEMGRRAREHILKFFALERMLEALESIYKRVSSST